One stretch of Carcharodon carcharias isolate sCarCar2 chromosome 20, sCarCar2.pri, whole genome shotgun sequence DNA includes these proteins:
- the golga5 gene encoding golgin subfamily A member 5 codes for MSWLVELAGKAEDFLNKVDQGAAAALLTTPIENVAPSHTINAEASSSSQYSALNQLGSKSDQQVHSNISYVSSAAGNIKRQKATQLAGASNVSLPSRTFEVTAGAPASSSLSRPSTQFVRPKKIEPNDDQLFDFLNSSEKSLNGRVDNKRETTKPSTPKSHSRTSSLSSVSACTINMKTAEEGIVKEDYADGPDASESSNVSQDDQLESSKEQPLSNTASISFSAKDDSQSLELSNLRLENQLLRSEVSSLNQEMASLIERSKQTQEEFNKARKQIEKWNTENSKSDRIGRELRSQVDDLNEVLSAKDSQLAVLKVRLEEADQLLKARNEALELLHNERNRILQDHSEGSSLHNQALQTVQERLLEVESSLKREQDNYNQMQNEFAARLSKVELERQSLAETLTASERKAIEEKKRADEQQQQLKVVKTSLDLAKQELMDYKQKATRILQSKEKLINSLKEGSGIDGLESHTIITMELEELRHERDMQREEVQKLLGHIQQLRAELQDTETQQLGEAESSREQIQELQEQVNTLMGSKKELEVELERQKQEFQYTEEELHRTKNTLQTRIKDREEEIQKLRNQLTNKVMSSSHTELENRLHQLTETLIQKQTMLEALSTEKNSLVFQLERLEQQLKSVQGSSVNGPAINVSLLENNEGARMRNVPVLFSETDSTTAGMYGKVRKAANTIDRFSIRLGIFLRRYPIARVFVIIYMVLLHLWVMIVLLTYTPEIHHGSSRPDGQ; via the exons ATGTCATGGTTGGTTGAGCTTGCAGGGAAGGCAGAGGACTTCTTGAATAAAGTGGACCAGGGGGCAGCCGCAGCACTACTAACGACGCCCATTGAAAATGTGGCTCCATCACACACAATCAATGCTGAAGCCAGTTCTTCCAGCCAATATTCTGCCCTGAATCAGCTGGGTAGTAAGTCTGATCAACAAGTCCACTCTAATATTAGCTATGTTTCCTCTGCTGCTGGGAACATTAAGAGACAAAAGGCCACCCAGCTTGCTGGAGCTTCTAATGTATCCTTACCATCACGGACCTTTGAAGTTACAGCCGGTGCACCTGCAAGCTCTTCTCTAAGCAGACCCTCAACGCAGTTTGTCAGACCAAAAAAGATTGAGCCAAATGATGACCAACTCTTTGATTTCTTAAATAGTTCAGAAAAGTCATTAAATGGAAGGGTGGACAACAAACGCGAAACAACAAAGCCTTCCACACCAAAAAGTCATTCCAGAACTTCCAGTCTCAGTTCAGTATCTGCTTGCACCATTAATATGAAAACAGCTGAAGAGGGCATTGTCAAGGAGGACTATGCTGATGGACCTG ATGCCTCAGAAAGCTCAAATGTGAGTCAAGATGACCAACTTGAGTCTTCAAAAGAGCAACCACTAAGTAATACAGCCAGCATAAGTTTTTCAGCTAAAGATGACAGTCAGTCACTGGAGCTATCGAACCTTCGGCTTGAGAACCAGTTGCTGCGTAGCGAGGTCTCCTCTTTGAACCAAGAAATGGCTTCGTTGATTGAGAGATCAAAGCAAACACAGGAAG AGTTCAATAAAGCCAGAAAACAGATTGAGAAATGGAATACTGAAAACTCGAAGTCTGACAGAATAGGTAGGGAACTGCGTTCCCAGGTGGATGATCTGAATGAGGTGCTGAGTGCCAAGGATTCTCAGCTGGCTGTGCTCAAAGTGAGACTGGAAGAGGCAGATCAGCTTCTGAAGGCGCGTAATGAAGCACTGGAGCTACTTCACAATGAAAGAAACAG AATACTGCAAGATCATAGTGAAGGGAGCAGCTTGCACAACCAAGCCTTACAAACAGTGCAAGAGAGGCTTCTGGAAGTAGAATCATCACTTAAACGAGAACAAGATAATTACAATCAAATGCAG AATGAATTTGCAGCTAGACTCAGTAAGGTAGAGCTTGAACGTCAAAGTCTGGCAGAAACATTAACAGCATCTGAGAGAAAGGCGAttgaagagaaaaagagagcagatgaacagcagcaacagctcaAAGTTGTTAAGACCAGCTTGGATTTAGCTAAGCAGGAACTAATGGACTACAAACAAAAGGCGACCAGAATTCTTCAG TCCAAGGAAAAACTAATTAACAGCCTAAAAGAGGGTTCTGGAATTGACGGCTTAGAAAGTCACACTATCATCACCATGGAACTGGAGGAACTGCGGCATGAGCGTGACATGCAACGTGAAGAAGTCCAAAAACTGCTGGGTCACATCCAACAACTTAGAGCAGAACTGCAG GACACAGAGACACAGCAATTGGGTGAGGCCGAGTCATCCAGGGAACAAATCCAAGAGCTACAGGAACAAGTCAACACACTGATGGGAAGCAAAAAGGAACTGGAGGTTGAACTGGAGCGTCAGAAACAG GAGTTTCAGTACACAGAAGAGGAGCTGCACCGGACAAAGAACACACTGCAGACTAGAATAAAAGACCGAGAGGAGGAAATTCAGAAACTCAGAAACCAG CTTACAAACAAAGTTATGAGTAGCAGCCATACCGAACTGGAAAACCGACTTCACCAACTTACCGAGACCTTGATCCAGAAACAGACCATGCTAGAAGCCCTCAGTACAGAGAAGAACTCGCTTGTCTTCCAACTGGAACGTCTCGAGCAGCAGCTTAAGAGTGTACAGGGAAGcagtgttaatggccctgctATTAATGTGTCTTTATTGGAAAACAATGAAG GTGCTCGCATGAGGAATgttccagttcttttcagtgaaACAGACAGCACTACAGCAGGAATGTATGGGAAAGTCCGCAAAGCAGCAAATACAATAGATCGATTCAG CATCCGGTTAGGAATTTTTCTGAGACGGTATCCAATTGCAAGGGTATTTGTAATTATTTATATG GTGCTGCTACACCTCTGGGTAATGATAGTACTTCTGACATACACACCAGAGATACACCACGGTTCCTCCCGACCAGATGGCCAATGA